Proteins encoded in a region of the Drosophila busckii strain San Diego stock center, stock number 13000-0081.31 chromosome 2L, ASM1175060v1, whole genome shotgun sequence genome:
- the LOC108608164 gene encoding uncharacterized protein LOC108608164, producing the protein MTQYRVLLSHLATLHATSIAWERAESFSIGERYREMLFELMLSSENDWFITSIKAIVYLAAQHEQLQHEKYQHFIANKLYEKLLKTETLVQPTERMCNVFCHRDASNFNIFFAKHDAERCCLVDFGLSTYSTPAHDIHFMLYMNSTQTTRQLLYQEFIKWYFDALQAKFAELGIPATELSWQEFQADCKRASLVALIISCLCLPIHLLPSKLMATVRSQQAQKFDYWLNVDRRELLDMAMAQDPAYKAKIMALIKELMEQLLASEAQES; encoded by the exons ATGACACAATATCGTGTGCTGCTAAGCCATTTAGCcacgttgcatgccacaagcatAGCATGGGAACGTGCTGAAAGCTTCAGCATAGGTGAACGTTATAGAGAAATGCTCTTTGAGCTGATGCTAAGCAGTGAGAATGATTGGTTCATTACAAGCATTAAG gctatagtttatttagctgcacaacatgagcagctgcagcatgaaAAATATCAGCACTTTATAGCTAACAAGCTGTAtgagaaattattaaaaaccgAGACACTAGTGCAACCAACCGAGCGTATGTGCAATGTATTTTGCCATCGCGATGCATCCAACTTCAATATATTCTTTGCTAAGCATGATGCTGAGCGCTGTTGCTTAGTTGACTTTGGCTTAAGCACTTACAGCACGCCCGCACACGATATACACTTTATGCTTTATATGAACTCAACGCAGACAACGCGTCAGCTTTTGTATCAAGAGTTTATCAAGTGGTACTTTGATGCATTGCAAGCTAAATTTGCTGAGCTTGGCATACCCGCCACTGAGCTAAGTTGGCAAGAGTTCCAAGCGGATTGCAAGCGTGCTAGCCTGGTTGCTTTAATTATCAGCTGTCTTTGTCTGCCAATACATTTATTGCCGTCCAAGTTGATGGCTACAGTGAGATCGCAGCAAGCTCAGAAATTTGATTACTGGCTAAATGTGGACAGACGTGAGCTGCTGGATATGGCCATGGCTCAAGATCCAGCATATAAAGCTAAGATAATGGCGCTTATAAAGGAGCTaatggagcagctgctggcaagtGAAGCGCAAGAAAGTTAA